Proteins from a genomic interval of Nocardia sp. BMG51109:
- a CDS encoding acetaldehyde dehydrogenase (acetylating), translating into MAAKGKVAAAIVGSGNISTDLLYKLLRSEKIEPRWMIGIDPDSEGLKRARELGLETSHEGADRLLALPEKPELLFEATSAYVHREYAPKYEAAGIRAIDLTPAAVGPAVVPPVNLSDNLNTPNVNMITCGGQATIPIVAAVSRVVDVPYAEIVASVSSVSAGPGTRANIDEFTKTTSKGVETIGGAQRGKAIIILNPAEPPMIMRDTIFCAIPEDADTAAIAESIHRMVADIQQYVPGYRLLNDPQFDEPSVVSGGMAKVSVFVEVEGAGDFLPPYAGNLDIMTAAATRVGEVVADQIVSVRV; encoded by the coding sequence ATGGCCGCGAAGGGAAAGGTTGCCGCAGCGATTGTGGGCTCGGGCAACATCAGCACCGACCTGCTCTACAAGCTGCTGCGCTCGGAGAAGATCGAGCCGCGCTGGATGATCGGGATCGACCCGGACAGTGAGGGTTTGAAGCGCGCCCGCGAGCTGGGCCTGGAGACCTCGCACGAGGGCGCCGACCGGCTGCTGGCGCTGCCGGAGAAGCCGGAGCTGCTGTTCGAGGCCACGTCCGCGTACGTGCACCGGGAGTATGCACCGAAGTACGAGGCGGCGGGCATTCGGGCCATCGACCTGACCCCGGCGGCCGTGGGTCCCGCCGTGGTGCCCCCGGTGAACCTGAGCGACAACCTGAATACGCCGAACGTGAATATGATCACTTGCGGTGGGCAGGCGACGATTCCGATCGTCGCGGCCGTCTCGCGGGTCGTCGACGTGCCCTACGCGGAGATCGTCGCGTCGGTGTCGTCGGTGTCGGCCGGTCCCGGGACGCGCGCCAACATCGACGAGTTCACCAAGACCACCAGCAAGGGTGTGGAGACCATCGGCGGTGCCCAGCGCGGCAAGGCGATCATCATCCTCAACCCGGCCGAACCGCCGATGATCATGCGCGACACCATCTTCTGCGCGATTCCGGAGGATGCCGACACCGCCGCGATCGCCGAGTCGATCCACCGCATGGTCGCCGACATCCAGCAGTACGTGCCGGGCTACCGGCTGCTCAACGACCCGCAGTTCGACGAGCCGTCGGTGGTTTCCGGTGGGATGGCGAAGGTTTCGGTGTTCGTGGAGGTGGAGGGTGCGGGCGACTTCCTGCCGCCCTACGCCGGCAACCTCGACATCATGACCGCCGCCGCCACCCGGGTCGGCGAGGTCGTCGCCGATCAGATCGTCTCGGTACGGGTCTGA
- the dmpG gene encoding 4-hydroxy-2-oxovalerate aldolase produces MPYSNLLDIRVTDTSLRDGSHHKRHQFTTTEVRDIVSALDKSGVPVIEVTHGDGLGGSSFNYGFSKTPEQELVTIAAQTAKQAKIAVLMLPGVGVKEDIKVSQDNGASIVRIATHCTEADVSIQHFGLARDLGLETVGFLMMSHTQPPEVLAEQARIMADAGCQCVYVVDSAGALVLEQVSDRISALVDELGDDAQVGFHGHENLDLAVANSVYAVRAGAKQIDGSARRFGAGAGNTPVEAFVGVCDKIGVKTGIDFFDIADAAEDVVRPAMPQECLLDRQSLMMGYAGVYSSFLKHAERQAERYGVSAAEMLVRAGKRNLVGGQEDQLIDIALELQREQQAATA; encoded by the coding sequence ATGCCTTACAGCAATCTTCTCGACATCCGCGTCACCGATACCTCGCTGCGGGACGGGTCGCACCACAAGCGGCACCAGTTCACCACGACCGAGGTGCGCGACATCGTGAGTGCCCTCGACAAATCCGGCGTGCCGGTGATCGAGGTGACGCACGGCGACGGACTGGGTGGTTCCTCGTTCAACTACGGATTCTCGAAAACCCCTGAGCAGGAACTGGTCACGATCGCGGCGCAGACCGCGAAGCAGGCCAAGATCGCCGTGCTGATGCTGCCCGGCGTCGGCGTCAAGGAGGACATCAAGGTCTCCCAGGACAACGGCGCCTCGATCGTCCGCATCGCCACGCACTGCACCGAGGCCGACGTCTCCATCCAGCACTTCGGCCTGGCTCGGGACCTCGGCCTGGAGACCGTGGGCTTCCTGATGATGTCGCACACCCAGCCGCCGGAGGTGCTGGCCGAACAGGCCCGCATCATGGCCGACGCGGGCTGCCAGTGCGTCTACGTGGTCGACTCCGCGGGAGCCCTTGTGCTGGAACAGGTTTCCGACCGCATCTCGGCCCTGGTCGACGAGCTCGGCGACGACGCCCAGGTCGGCTTCCACGGCCACGAGAACCTGGACCTCGCGGTCGCGAACTCCGTCTACGCCGTCCGCGCGGGCGCCAAGCAGATCGACGGCAGCGCACGGCGTTTCGGCGCGGGCGCGGGCAACACTCCGGTCGAGGCGTTCGTCGGCGTCTGCGACAAGATCGGCGTCAAGACCGGCATCGATTTCTTCGACATCGCCGACGCCGCCGAGGATGTAGTCCGCCCCGCCATGCCCCAGGAATGCCTCCTCGACCGCCAGTCCCTCATGATGGGCTACGCGGGCGTCTACTCCAGCTTCCTCAAGCACGCCGAACGCCAGGCCGAACGCTACGGCGTCTCCGCGGCGGAGATGCTGGTTCGCGCCGGCAAGCGCAATTTGGTTGGCGGGCAAGAGGACCAGCTGATCGACATCGCTTTGGAACTCCAGCGGGAACAGCAGGCCGCTACAGCCTGA